One Manihot esculenta cultivar AM560-2 chromosome 18, M.esculenta_v8, whole genome shotgun sequence genomic window carries:
- the LOC110607038 gene encoding phosphatidylinositol 4-phosphate 5-kinase 3 encodes MDGQKSQAKLTRNHSSLLRSLPTVRSSIHSLTSVAQKDLIKPELQQLQPQKQELDWKIGEEKRKPHRSGSTPRRTSSVRFTPVLTVVSISFFSLFSVSLFFFFYLRREEIPTSENLLLGLIFIAIILFFASKNKNLINQNLTVIKQLWEENTKKLGVSTSRTKSKPVQWFIGESNADSSSKIEKEKRIIREGVEFYSNGDFYEGEFHKGKCNGSGVYNYFVNGRYEGDWIDGRYDGYGIESWARGSRYKGHYRQGQRHGYGVYKFYTRDSYAGEWCNGQSHGVGLQTCSDGSCYLGEFKRGVKHGLGVYHFRNGDRYAGEYFGDKIHGFGVYHFANGHCYEGSWHEGRKQGYGMYTFRNGDAKCGEWDHGILKTPMPLLTDCVLRAVQAARKTAESAIVLRRVDELVNTAVEAANRAATAARVVAVKAVQNRMDGKFCDTNV; translated from the exons ATGGACGGCCAAAAAAGTCAAGCCAAGCTCACTAGAAATCATTCGTCTCTTCTCCGTTCATTACCCACTGTCCGATCGTCCATCCACAGCCTAACTTCCGTAGCACAGAAGGACCTTATCAAACCGGAGCTGCAGCAGCTACAGCCGCAAAAGCAAGAATTAGACTGGAAAATaggagaagagaaaagaaagccaCACCGGTCAGGTTCAACTCCGAGAAGGACCAGTTCGGTCCGGTTCACACCTGTTCTCACTGTggtttcaatttctttctttagtcTCTTTTCAGTctccttatttttcttcttttatttgagaagagaagagatacCCACGTCAGAGAATCTTTTATTAGGTCTGATTTTCATTGCTATAATCCTTTTCTTTGCAAGCAAGAACAAGAACTTAATCAACCAGAATTTGACCGTAATCAAGCAATTGTGGGAAGAAAACACGAAAAAACTCGGTGTTTCCACTTCAAGAACCAAATCGAAGCCGGTTCAATGGTTTATTGGTGAGTCAAATGCTGATAGCAGCAGCAAAATCGAGAAGGAGAAGAGGATAATAAGAGAAGGAGTGGAGTTCTATAGCAATGGGGATTTCTATGAAGGGGAATTTCACAAAGGGAAATGCAATGGCAGTGGGGTTTATAACTACTTTGTCAATGGGAGATATGAGGGTGATTGGATTGATGGGAGATATGATGGGTACGGGATAGAGAGCTGGGCAAGAGGGAGTAGATATAAAGGGCATTATAGACAAGGTCAAAGGCATGGATATGGGGTTTATAAGTTTTACACACGGGATTCTTATGCTGGCGAATGGTGCAATGGCCAGAGCCATGGTGTTGGCTTGCAGACTTGTTCCGATGGAAGCTGCTACTTGGGTGAATTCAAGCGTGGCGTCAAGCATGGACTTGGGGTTTACCATTTCAG AAATGGAGATAGATATGCTGGTGAATATTTTGGAGACAAAATCCATGGCTTTGGTGTTTATCACTTTGCCAATGGCCACTGCTACGAAGGGTCATGGCATGAAGGCCGGAAGCAAGGTTATGGCATGTATACTTTCAGAAATGGTGATGCAAAATGTGGTGAATGGGATCATGGCATCCTTAAGACCCCTATGCCTCTACTGACTGATTGTGTCCTCAGAGCTGTTCAG GCTGCTAGAAAAACAGCTGAAAGTGCGATTGTCCTTCGACGGGTGGATGAACTAGTTAACACGGCAGTTGAGGCTGCAAATAGAGCTGCCACTGCTGCTAGAGTTGTTGCTGTAAAAGCTGTTCAAAACCGAATGGATGGCAAATTTTGTGATACAAATGtgtaa